CTGGCCACCGACGTCCCCACCCAGGCCGACCAGCTGGTGGCCCGGCACTGGCCGGGCCCGCTGACCGTGATCTGCAAGGCCCAGCGCAGCCTGCAGATGGACCTGGGAGACACCGAGGGCACCATCGCGCTGCGGGTCCCCGACCACGACGTCGCCCGCACCCTGCTGCGCCGCACCGGCCCGCTGGCCGTGAGCAGCGCCAACCGCTCCGGCCAGCCGGCCGCCACCGACGTGGACAGCGCGGTGGAGCAGCTGGGTGGCCGGGTCCGGGTCTACCTCGACGCCGGCCCCACCCCGGGTCCGGTCGCCTCCAGCATCGTGGACTTCACCCAGTCCGACGAGGGGGTGCTGGTCCGTGAGGGCGTGCTGAGCCTGGAGGTCCTGCAGGAGACCCTGCCCGGGCTCCTGGTCAGCGACACGGTGGCCGCCCAGCGGCAGGCCGCCGCAGCGGCCGCAGCGTCCACCGGGGACTCCTCCCCCGAGGACTCCTCGCCCGAGGGATCCGGGACCGATCAGGCGCAGACGGGCACCACCGGTGCGGAGGCCGGCGACGTGGCGGCGACCGGAGGTCCGGACGACCCGCTGCCGCCGGAGGGGACGACCGGGATGGCGACGGACGACGGCGGGCCGACGGACGACGCCGAGCCGACGGACGACGCCGGGTCGGCGGGGACGACGGGTGCGGACGGCAGCCGCGTGGCCGCGCGAGCCATGACCGCCACGGAGGAGCCGGACGCCGGCGCCGCGACCGAGGTCGTGCCGTCCGACGGCACCGAGGTCGCCACCACGGGGGAGGGGACCCAGGTGGTCACCGCCGGCTCCGGGTCGGAGGTGGTGACCGGCGAGGGCACCCGCACGCTGACCACCGGTGCGGGCACCGAGGTGATCACCTCCGGCGCGGCGCCGACCGACACCCCCGAGGCCGGGACCGAGGCAGCAGGACCCGCCCCCGTGCCCGCGGAGTCGGTCGTGGTCACCACCGGTCCGGACGGGGACTCGGTGGAGGTGGAGCACGGCTCGCAGGAGACCGAGGTGGTCGCGCCGGTGCGGGTCGACGCCCCGGAGGCGACCGGCGACGAGGACGGGCGGGACGAGGCGGGCACGGAGCACCGGGGCCGCGCACCCGATGCGTGAGTACCTCCTGGTGCTGCTGGTCGCCGCGGGCACCACGTACCTGCTGAGCGGGCTCTGCCGGCGGCTCGCCCTGCGGCTGGGGGCGGTGGCCGGGGTGCGGGACCGCGACGTGCACGTGGTGCCGATCCCGTACTTCGGCGGGGTGGCCATGCTGGCCGGGGTGGCCGCGGCCTTCCTGGTCGCCTCCCGGCTGCCGTTCCTGGGCAGCCAGCCGCTGGTCAGCCACGACGCCGGGTACGTGCTGCTCGCCGCCCTGGTCATCTGCCTGGTCGGGGTGCTCGACGACGTGTTCGACATGTCGGCCCTGGTCAAGCTGGCCGGGCAGGTGCTGGCGGCGGGGATCGTGGTGATCAACGGCGTCCGGATGATGTGGATCCCGCTGCCGGACCGCATCATCTCCCTGGACGACATCACCTCCATCGCCATCACGGTGTTCTTCATCGTGCTGTGCACCAACGCGGTGAACTTCGTCGACGGGCTGGACGGTCTGGCCACGGGCGTCGTGGCCATCGGGGCGCTGGCCTTCTTCACCTACTGCTACGTCCTGACCCGCGACCAGGACCTGGTGCGCGCCACCACGTCCGGGCTGATCGCGGTGGCCATCGCGGGGGTCTGCCTGGGGTTCCTGCCGCACAACTGGTTCCCCGCCCAGATGTTCATGGGTGACTCCGGCTCGATGCTGCTGGGGCTGCTGCTGGCCAGCGCGACCATCAGCCTCACCGGCCAGTTCGACTTCACCCAGCTGCAGTCGGCGTCGGGGGGAGGGGCGGTGCTGCCGGCCTACCTCCCCCTGGTGCTCCCGGTGGCCATCCTGGCGCTGCCGCTGCTGGACGTGGTGCTGGCCTGGACCCGGCGCACCATGGCCGGGCGCTGGTGGTTCGTGCCGGACAAGCAGCACCTGCACCACCAGCTGCTGCGGCGCGGGCACTCCCACCGCGGGGCCGTGGCGCTGCTCTACCTCTGGTCCTGGCTGATCTCCTTCGGGTTGATCGGCATCGGTCTGACCCGCAACCCGTGGGTGGTGGCCGGGGTGGTCGCGGTGGCCCTGGCCGCGGCCGTGCTGACCGTCGTCCCCCCTCCGGGAGGACGCGACCGGAGCACGCCGGCGACCCCGGTGGCCTGAGCCCGGAGGGGTCGCGCGGGGGCCCGCGGGTTCGCTGGCCCGGAGCCGATTGTGCTAGTTTTCACAAGCCCCCGGCGGGGGTGATCACCTAGGCCGACGACAGGATCTCGACCACGATGACCAGCAGGAGCAACGACGCCAGCGGGCCAACGCCCGCCAGCGCCGCTCAGGCTGTCGTGCTCGCGGACCGGGCCCGGCGCCTGCTGGTCGGCGGGATGGTGGGCGCGCACGTCCTGGCCCTCCCCGTGCTGATCGGCTTCGCCGTGGCCGACGGCGCCCGCGCGCTGGTCTCCGGGCTCTTCGGGCTGGCCCTGGTGGTCTTCTTCCACGCGGTCGGCCAGGCCACCCAGATCCGCTTCGCCGGCTCGGACCCGCGCACCCTGATGCGGGCCTCGCTGCTGTCCTACGCCCTCCGCACCGCCCTCCTCGGGCTGGCCGTGGTGGGCTGGGTCAACCTGCCGCCGGAGTCGCAGGCCCGGGTGAACCCGATGGCCCTCTCGATGGTCGCCGCGGCCGCCGTGGTGGGCTGGATGGTGGCCCTCGTGCGCACCTACTCCCGTCTCCGGATCCCGGTCTACGACGAGCCCGACGCGCCCGCTCGCGGCGTCTACGACAGTGCGTCGGAGATCACACCGGCGCCGGGGTCGCGGGCATGACCGGCGGCGTGCCGGCTGATAGTCTTCGGCGCAGTTCGGAAGAGACCCGGAAGGCCAGTGCGGCGGGCGAGCGGGAGGGCATGCGTGTCCTCTCCTACGTCCTCGCCGGACCGGTCGTCTACGGAGGGCTCGGGTGGGTGGGAGACCACTTCCTGGGCACGCAGTTCCTGCTCCCGGTCGGCGCGGTGCTCGGCATCGTGCT
The sequence above is a segment of the Auraticoccus monumenti genome. Coding sequences within it:
- a CDS encoding L-threonylcarbamoyladenylate synthase, which codes for MSEQGSADVVDDQTYERFDCTGDELPRGAAAAREAVNRGECVVLPTDTVYGIGADAFSAEAVQRLLDAKGRGRDMPPPVLIADPRVLKALATDVPTQADQLVARHWPGPLTVICKAQRSLQMDLGDTEGTIALRVPDHDVARTLLRRTGPLAVSSANRSGQPAATDVDSAVEQLGGRVRVYLDAGPTPGPVASSIVDFTQSDEGVLVREGVLSLEVLQETLPGLLVSDTVAAQRQAAAAAAASTGDSSPEDSSPEGSGTDQAQTGTTGAEAGDVAATGGPDDPLPPEGTTGMATDDGGPTDDAEPTDDAGSAGTTGADGSRVAARAMTATEEPDAGAATEVVPSDGTEVATTGEGTQVVTAGSGSEVVTGEGTRTLTTGAGTEVITSGAAPTDTPEAGTEAAGPAPVPAESVVVTTGPDGDSVEVEHGSQETEVVAPVRVDAPEATGDEDGRDEAGTEHRGRAPDA
- a CDS encoding MraY family glycosyltransferase translates to MREYLLVLLVAAGTTYLLSGLCRRLALRLGAVAGVRDRDVHVVPIPYFGGVAMLAGVAAAFLVASRLPFLGSQPLVSHDAGYVLLAALVICLVGVLDDVFDMSALVKLAGQVLAAGIVVINGVRMMWIPLPDRIISLDDITSIAITVFFIVLCTNAVNFVDGLDGLATGVVAIGALAFFTYCYVLTRDQDLVRATTSGLIAVAIAGVCLGFLPHNWFPAQMFMGDSGSMLLGLLLASATISLTGQFDFTQLQSASGGGAVLPAYLPLVLPVAILALPLLDVVLAWTRRTMAGRWWFVPDKQHLHHQLLRRGHSHRGAVALLYLWSWLISFGLIGIGLTRNPWVVAGVVAVALAAAVLTVVPPPGGRDRSTPATPVA